The Bacteroides ovatus genomic interval CAGACGACGAGCCAGTTGCATATCGTAATTCTCGAGGAAGATAATCTTACCCAGGAATTCCGGACGACGAGAGATTTCAATGATACGCTTAATCAAGCCCTGGCCTGCTCCATCGTGCGGGTGAGCTTTACCTGTAAACAGGAATTGTACCGGATAATCAGGATTGTTCACGATCTTAGAAAGACGATCCAAGTCGGTGAACAGCAAGTGTGCACGTTTGTAAGTAGCAAAACGACGGCCGAAACCAATCAGCAATGCGTTCGGATTGATCTTATCCATCAGTGAAACGATACGAGAAGGATCTCCCTGGTTCTTCAACCATGTATCGCGGAATGACTTACGGATATAGTCAACCAACTTATTCTTCATAGTCATACGAGTCTTCCAAATCTCTTCATCGGGCACATTGTAGATAGCTTCCCAAATCTTAGGATTAGACTGATCGAACCAGAAGTTTTCGTTGAAATATTTAAAGTATAATTCTTTCCATTCTGTTGCACTCCAAGTTGGGAAGTGAACACCATTCGTTACATATCCTACGTGGCTTTCTTCCGGGAAATAACCTTTCCAGATAGAAGAGAACATTTCTTGAGAAACTTTTCCGTGCAGCCAGCTTACACCGTTCACTTCCTGTGAAGTGTTACAAGCAAAAACAGACATACAGAAACGTTCGCCCTTGTCGCCCGGATTGTTACGTCCTAGATCCATCAAGTCATCCCATGAGATACCCATTCTGGAAGGATAACCACCCATATATTTGCCGAACAAACCTTCGTCAAAATAGTCGTGACCTGCAGGCACCGGAGTATGAACAGTATAAAGAGAAGAAGCGCGAACCAACTCAATAGCCTGGTCGAAAGTCAATCCAGTAGCTACATAGTCGCAGATACGCTGAACATTAATCAATGCAGCATGTCCTTCATTACAGTGATAAACATCTTTCTTGATACCCAGAGCTTTCAGAGTCAGGATACCACCGATACCCAACAAGATTTCCTGTTTCAAACGGTTTTCCCAGTCACCACCATAAAGCTGGTGAGTGATAGGACGGTCGAATTCGCTGTTCATTTCATTATCCGTATCAAGCAGATACAAAGAAATACGTCCAACATTCACACGCCATACGTTTGCATGAACAAAATAATCAAGATAAGGAACGTCAACTATCAACGGCTGACCATTGGCATCCATTACGCGTTCAATAGGAAGTTGACCGAAGTTCTGTGCCTCGTAGTTGGCAATCTGCTGTCCATCCATAGACAACGTTTGAGTAAAGTAGCCGTAACGATACAAGAAACCTACCGCACACAAATCAACATTGCTGTCGGAAGCCTCTTTCAGATAGTCACCAGCCAATACGCCCAGACCACCGGAATATATTTTCAGGACGCTGCTCAAGCCATATTCCATGCTGAAATAAGCTATAGATGGGCGTTGCTCATCCGGCTTCACATCCATGTAATCTCTGAATTTCGTATAAACTTCATTCATTCTTCTTAGAATCACCTTGTCTTTTGCCAGCGCTTCCAGCTTCTCATAGCTCATACGTTCCAACAACAGTACTGGATTCTGTCCACATTCTTTCCAAAGTTCCGGATCTAGATCTCTAAACAGTTCAGTCGCTTCAAAATTCCATGCCCACCAAATGTTGCGTGCGATTTCAGACAACTTCTCCAACTCTTCCGGTATACGTGATTTCACAGTAACCTCTTTCCAGTTGGGAGTATTCACATTACTAACTTTGATTTTCATAATGTTTTCGTTTACTTATTGATAAATAATTTCTTTCTTAACTCAACTGACGTATCCTTGCCTTACGCAAAGCGATATCATAAGCTTCATAATAATATTGTATAAAGTGCTTCCATAAAGCCTGCTCTGCAACTTCAGCAGCACGCTTACGGATTTCCTTCACCTCTTTATCAGTCTTATCCGCAAACAACGTAATCGTATCTTTGATACCATCCGCCACTTCCGAATAATTATAGTCCGAACGATGCAGCACTTCCACTCCATCATTAATGCCATGCTGGTTCTTCAGGCTGTTTACCCAAAGTCCGAATCCTGCCAGATCCGTAGTGATTGTCGGCACATGGAAAGCTACACTTTCCAGCGGAGTATATCCCCACGGTTCGTAATAAGAAGCATAGACACTCAAATCCTGCCCCAGCAATATATCATAATATTCTTTATTCATGATACCATCACGACCATCCAGATAACAAGGAACAAAAATCACCTTTACCTTATCTTCCGGACGATTGCCCATTCCCAGATATTTCAACATGTCCAACACCTGGTCATGAGTCATATTATGCAGCCAATGAGTGATAAACGGTACTTCGAGGGGAGTGTCGAACTTATCTTTGCTCTTCAAACGTGCCTGCAAATCCTCGCGAGGCTCTCCCACCCAACCGGGTACATTGATGAATGCCAACACATTCTTATGTAGTTTCTTATCCCTGTTCAAGCGGTTTAATGATTCCAAAAAAACATCAATACCTTTATTCTTAAACTCATATCGCCCACTGGTTCCGACAATTAACGTATCATCACCCAGATTTGTTCCCAATAATTTATTGGCAACACTAAGCATCAAGGTACGTGCGCGCTTACGCTTGCCGGTAAACGTGCTTCCTTTCGGCACAAAATCATCTTCAAAACCGTTCATCAGAACAACATCTGCCGGTTTATCCAGTAATTCCTTGCATTCATTATTGGTTATTTCACTCACCGTAGTAAAACAGTCTACATAATGTGCAGTCTGTTTCTCAATCGAGTGTTTCGATTGCATGTTCAGTTCCTGTGCCATCTGGTCGCCATTATAAGCAAACAGATAGTCATACAACGGCTTATTATTGCCGGCAATGGAACGACCGATAGACGTAGCATGGGTCGTAAAAATAGTAGCAACCTCCGGCACAGCTTCCTGTACATAAAGTGCTCCCATTCCAGTCATCCATTCATGTGCCTGATATACCACCTTATCCGTTTCCGTCAGGTTGTAGCGATAGAAACTCTCCACCACTCTTCCTGCGGCATAGGAAAACATAGAAGCCTCGTCGTAATCGCCATAGGCGTGCAACGAATCTACTTGATAACGATTCCACATTTCTGTGTATATATCGTCTTTCTTTTCAAAAAAAGGTTGGAAATCAACAAGAATGACTATGGGTTCACCGGGGATATTCCATCGTCCCACACGGACAGAAAGTTCGTCTTTCTCAAGCGCATGCTCTTTCCAGGCAGCACATAGGTTATCCGACTCGATGAATAGAGGGTTCTCCTTTCCTTGCCACACATCAGGACCTATGAAGAAAATTCTGTCGCGGAATTTTTCCTGTAATGTATTTGCCCGTGTCGACAAGACGGTATATATCCCTCCCACTTTATTACATACTTCCCAGCTGGACTCGAAGATATAATCGGGGGTTAATAAATCTTTTACCATATAATATATTAAAACTCTTTTTAGTATGCGAGTGCAAAAGTACACATTATTCTTTGAAAAATAATACTTTATACAAAAAATATGAGTTAAGAAGAGGAAAGAAACGTTGTCTAACAATGAAAAAAGAATATCCCCTTGCACATGCAAAGCAGCATGTACAAGGGGATTGAAAGTCCTTTATAGGAAATATTCTTGCTAAAAATTATGCAACGAGTGCGCTACCAATCAAGAAGGTTGCAGCCAAAGCAACGATTGCATAGAGTTCGGGGAATACGGCAAGAATCAACGTATTGCTAAATACATTGTGTCCCTGTCCGATTGCTGCGATACCGTTTGCACAAACTTGTCCCTGACGGATAGCGGAGAATAAAGCAACCAATCCCAGAGCAATACCTGCACCAAGCACTGCTGATGCCTGGATAGGTGTAATTTCAGGAGTCAAAATACCGAAGATTGTCTGAAACATGAAATAACCTGCAAAACCATAAAGACCCTGTGTACCCGGAAGAGCTGTCAATACCAGGAAGTTACCGAATGCACTATCATTCTTCTTCAATGCTCCGATAGCAGCATTACCTGCAATAGTTACTCCGTAAGCACTACCGATGCCCGACAAACCAACCATAATCGCGATGCCAATGTAGGCGATAAACAAATTCATTTCCATAATCTTATTCTATTTTTTATTGTTTAATTCTTAAAATATTAATTCTCAATTTCTAATTCTTAATCTTCAAATTTTCAATTTCTGAACGGTTTGTACTCTTTACCGCCTCCTTCATATCCGGAGTTCTTGAAGAACTCAACGAACGTCAGACGCATCGGGTGAACCATTGCACCCAGCACATTCATAAAGATATTGATGGCATGACCGATAACGAAAATCAGTACCATAACAATCGGGCCTGCTATTACATTATCCGGACTCATACCTACTGCCAGGCTGTTGAATACTCCCGCCAAAATACCTCCGGAAAGTCCGAGGGCAAACAGACGAACGTAAGACAATACATCGCCAAGCAAACCGGTGACCATATTATATGAATCCCATAATCCCAGTCCGATATTCAGGAAAACATTCTTTCCCGGACTGTTATAAAGGAAGATCATAGCAGCCGAAACACCCAGAATAACCAAATGCACTGTACTTCCCATCGGCATTACCTCCGGCAACAAAGCCGAAACTGCCATGGAAACCAGCAGGATGATCCATCCGATAGTTGCCACTGCATATTTGAAGCCAAACTGAATGGTCTGATTCACCGCCTTCAACACCATACCGAATAGTATCTGAATAGCTCCCAATATCAACGATAATTGGAACATATCATTGTTATCCATCAAGACGGCATGTTTCAGACGTTGAACAATCGGCCAGTTCAAATCGTAGATATTCGCTCCGAAGAACGTACCTGTCAGCAAACCGCAAAAGAATGTTGAAGCAGCCAATACCTGTATCAATGAAATGATCGACTTCATTGACGGAGTCACTTTCTTCGCCATCAACCGATAGGCCGTAGCTCCCAGGAACAGGAACACCCCATATCCGGAATCTCCCAGACAAAGTCCGAAAAAGACCATAAAGAACGGGGCAAAGAACGGAGTCAAGTCCAATTCATTATACTTCGGAAGCATATACAACTTACAGATCGGTTCGAACCAGGCAAAGAATCCCTTATTATTCAATCGAATAGGAACATTATCGCCCGGCATCGGATCGGTAATCTCATAATATACATGTGCGTCATTCAAGTAAGCCTCTATTTCCACTTGACTGAATGCAGGTGCCCATCCTTCAATTAACATCAGTTTGTCACCGGCAGTCTGTTCGGAACTTAACACCACCTTAGAGAACTCAATCTGGCTTTGCAACTCTTTCAGAGCAGCCTTCAAGGAAGGAATTTCTGTTTCGGAAAGCGTAACCAGCTTCTTTTCATTCTCTTCAACGGCCTGTTCGGTCGTATTGTAAAGCGTTTCAAGGTGTGCCAAAGAGTATGCAGGTAATTTCGCCTGTTCTACATCCAAATCCACTTCCTGCCCGCCTTTCGTCAGAGTCACGAAGAATACTTTAGAAGAGATACGGTTCACAATCATTGCATTGTATTCCGTTTCCCACTCTTCCTTGTAATTTCCTTCCGAACAGCTATAAAAACCGATTACATAACCGGCATTTTTCAGTTTCTGAACATTATCCGGTTCAAAGTTACCCCAGGCTTCCAGCGCTTCTTTCTCTTTGGCATAGCTTTGCAACTGCTGCAACAGCTTTCCATGCTCTGTTTGCAGGGCATCCACTTCGTCCAGCACTTGCATACCACGGGCAGCCGTTCCACCTTCCGTAGCAATTACAGCATTCTTTTCATGCTTCTGATTCTGAAGCAACTTCAAGGTAGCCGCCAAGCGATTGGAAAGACGAATATTCTCCTGCAACTCCGTGTTATCAGCAGCCCCCTGTTGTTTCTCCACAATATGGACTACCCCAAGTTCACGCAGACTGTTCAGGAATTCTTCATACTCTTTGTGATAAACCAGGAATGTGAGTTTCTTCATTTTTGTAATCATGCCTCTACCTCCTTCCTTTTTTCTTGATGGGACTTCATGATCTTTTGCGAAGATTTCGACAAGTTTTCTTCATCTTCCATGAATCGTTTGATCTTTCGCAATGCATCCTGATAACCCGGTATCTGCACCTTCTCAAAAAGGTTCACCTTTTGAGTGGTCTTTTTCCTTGCATGTTCTAACAAGTTCAGCTTGGCGAGCATAAATTCACGTTCAATTGCCGTATGAGCCAGCTCTTCCAATAGATGGATACCGTCGGCATACCATTTGGGAGCATTAAACATACTGTACGGACGTATCTCGAATTCTACATTTTCGAGCAACGGTACGCGCACACCTGCAATCTTTTTCACGCCAAGATGAACATCATTCACCTTTATTAATGAAGCGTCAAACTCATTCCAAAGGGCGAACATGGCTTCATAGGCTTGAATTTGTTGTTCGAGCCTATCCTCCAGATCGGCAGCTTCCGTTTTACAGCGTTTCACTTCCATGCGGAGGGCGCTTTCCTTATTCTTAATAATAGGAAGCGTACGCACCCGCACTTTCAGTTGCTTTTCGAGCTGCTGAAGAGAGGTTTTGTTATATTGAAACTTTATAGCCATCTCGTTGATTTACTAATTTAACAATTTACGATCAGACGATTGAAATTACTTCTTATATACATATATAATCCGTCCACTATCATCCTAATAGCAAATCGTCTAATTGTCTAATTATTTTGTTTCGGCCAGTATTGATCCACCAAGTCTTTCTTGATATTCACTTCTTCCGGACGGAAATATTTACCGAACAAGCCCCAGGCAACGTCCAGCATTTCAGTAGTATCAAGATTGACATCAATAGCCAATAACTGATTGGAATAGTCCTTCGCAAAAGCCAACGTACGTTCGTCGTAGTTGGTCAGGTCGAAACCATTTTCCATCTTCGTCTTAGCGTTAGCGGCATCGGCATACAGACGTACAGCGGCATTCATCACTTGCGGATGGTCCTTACGTGTCTTCTTACCGGTTACCAGCTGTTTCAAACGAGACAATGAACGGAACGGGTCAACAATTACCTTACCGATATCACTATCACGACGCAGGAACAACTGACCTTCAGTGATGTAACCCGTATTATCAGGTACAGCATGCGTAATATCTCCACCAGACAAAGTAGTCACCGCAATAATAGTGATTGAACCACCGGAAGGGAACTGCACCGCCTTTTCGTAAATCTTTGCCAAATCCGAGTAAAGCGATCCCGGCATAGAGTCTTTCGAAGGAATCTGGTCCATACGGTTAGATACAATTGCCAACGCATCCGCATAGCTCGTCATATCCGTCAATAGCACCAGCACTTTCTCATTATTATTTACTGCAAAATACTCTGCAGCAGTCAATGCCATGTCCGGAATCAACAAACGTTCTACCGGAGGATTTTCGGTCGTATTCATGAAACTCACGATACGGTCCAGCGCACCTGCATTAGAGAACACATTCTTAAAGTACAGGTAGTCGTCATTCGTCATACCCATACCTCCGAGGATAATCTTATCCGTTTCAGCACGTAAGGCTACATTTGCCATTACCTGATTAAAAGGCTGGTCGGGGTCGGCAAAGAACGGAATCTTCTGACCCGATACCAGTGTATTGTTCAAGTCGATACCGGCAATACCCGTTGCAATCAGTTCCGACGGCTGTTTACGTCGAACCGGGTTCACAGACGGACCGCCAATTTCCACTTCCTGTCCTTCAATGTCCGGACCTCCATCAATCGGATCACCGAAAGCGTTGAAGAAACGTCCGGCCAGCTGCTCACTCACTTTCAATGTAGGCGATTTGCCGAGGAATACTACTTCGGCATTGGTCGGAATACCCTCCGTACCTTCAAATACCTGCAAAGTGACATCGTCACCGGCAATCTTAACCACCTGTGCCAGTTTACCGTCCACAGTGGCAAGCTCGTCATACCCTACTCCTGTCGCTTTCAGCGAACAAGTAGCCTTGGTAATCTGAGTAATCTTGGTATATATCTTTTGAAAAGCTTTTGTTGCCATCTTTGATAATTAAAATTATAAATTAAAGATTATGAATTGACACTTCTTTCGGCAATCAATTCCTTCAGTTGTTTCTGGAATCCTTCATACTGTTCCGATTTGAACTTCGAGTAGTTCATCTGCTTACAGACATTAATCATCTTCTTGAAGTAATCCATTACTTCGTTGAAGTTATCAAAGTCAAATTCCGTATGACAGATGTCGATTATCATGTTCAGAATATCTTCCTGACGTTCCATCGGAGTTACCGCATCAATTTCATCAAAAGCATCCTGTTGCAGAATAACAAAGTCAATCAATTCTGATTTCCAGAAAATCACATGATATTCTACCGGTACACCATCATCACCGAGGATATTGATCTGTTCGGCAATTTCCTTACCGCGCTGTAAACGGGTTTTCAGTTCGTTTACCTTTCCAATCCATTCATCGTTGATATGACCTTTGATATACTCCTCAAATTCCGGGTATTCGATATATTTTGAATAAGAATCAATCGGATTCACTGCCGGATAACGTTTCTTATCCGCACGATCCTGTTCCAAAGCATAAAAACAACGGGCTACTTTCTTCGTATTTTCAGTCACCGGCTCCTTCAAGTTACCACCCGCAGGAGATACCGTACCGATAAACGTAATAGAACCCGTTTCGTCATTACTTAGTTTTACATATCCCGCACGACCGTAGAAGTTGGAGATAATAGCCGAAATATCCATCGGGAAAGCATCCGGCCCAGGCAATTCTTCCATACGGTTGGACATCTCACGCAAAGCCTGTGCCCAACGGGAAGTAGAATCTGCCATCAACAAGACTTTCAATCCCATGGAACGGTAATATTCCGCCAGTGTCATTGCTGTATATACAGATGCTTCACGGGCAGCTACCGGCATGTTGGAAGTATTCGCAATGATGATAGTACGTTCCATCAACTTACGTCCCGTATGCGGGTCTACCAGTTCGGGGAACTCGGTAAAGATTTCCACCACCTCATTGGCACGTTCACCACAAGCCGCAATGATAACGATATCCGCTTCCGCCTGTTTAGAGATAGCGTGCTGAAGCACTGTTTTACCAGTACCGAACGGACCGGGGATAAATCCCGTACCACCTTCCACAATCGGATTCAGCGTATCAATCACACGTACACCAGTCTCCAATAATTTGAAAGGACGCGGTTTCTCCTTATAATTCGTCATCGCACGTTTCACGGGCCATCTCTGAATCATAGTCACAGGAATATCATTTCCTTCTTCGTCTGTCAGGATGGCAATTGTATCTTCTATCTTATAATCACCTTCCGGCATGATTGTTTTTACGGTAGCCGTTCCTTTCATAGTGAACGGAGCCATGATTTTCAGCGGCTGGAAGTTTTCATTCACCTGTCCCAACCATGCAGAAGCCTGCACTTTGTCACCTACATTCGCTAAGGGTACGAAGTGCCATACACGTTCTTTATCCAACGGATATGTATATTGTCCTCTTTTCAGGAAAACTCCATCCATCTTGTCGAGGTCATTTTGCAGACCATCATAGTTTTTCGATAGCATACCCGGGCCTAATGTCACCTCAAGCATGTGTCCTGTAAATTCGGCTTCGGCGCCCACTTTCAGTCCACGTGTGCTTTCAAACACCTGGACATATACATGTGAACCTACAACCTTAATCACCTCCGCCATCAACTTATCACCACCGGTCGAGATATAACAAATCTCATTCTGAGCTACCGGTCCGTCAACGACGAGGGTCACCATGTTGGCAATAACGCCACTAACAGTTCCTTTTGTTGCCATATATTTTTTTTATTTTATTATCTGAATTCTGCAGGAATCTGCACTTCGTTCTTCAGCGATTCGATAATGCTTCTGAACAACTGATTACCTCTTTCCTTATCCAGTGAAATCCACCGTTCAATCATTTCCAGCTTCAGCAGGAAAGCGAAAATACGTTCGATAGTGAAATAGTCGAAGAAAATAGCATCCTCCATCCAATTCCACCGCAAAGCATCCAACTTCTTCTCACGCTCCACCAGTTCTGTAATCTCACTGATTTTCACTAACGATTCAAACACATCCACCTCACCGGACAATCCGAAATCGCGGGCACTCGATGTACGCAATGCTTCGCATACTTCCGTATTTCCCACAACGTTGGAAGCAATATCCCATTTGAATTTACGGCTAGTAAATGCAACAAGAATATTATTGATGTTCAAGTTGAATTCAAACCAGGCAGAAACGAACTTATTCCCACAGTTCATCGCATACTCATAATATAGAGCAGCCAGATGATCCTCGTGTAAAACCGTACTTTCAGCCGGAGTATTCAGATAATCAGTAATAAAAGTGGATAGATAGACCGGAAATTCTTTAGGACTGATTTCTCCGCCTTCTCTCAGAATAGAAATATATTCAGAGAGTTCGTCAGCAGAGTAGTTTCCCCGTTTGTCGATTTCCGCTTCTTTATCTTTGAGAAGTTTCAGCACATTTGCATTATCAAACTTCAGATAAAACAAGTCAATCAACTTCTGGTCTGAAGCAGACAATCCATCGTAGATTTCAGTTTTAAAATCGGCTACTGTATAGCTCAGTTTGCTGTCTTCCAGCGAAAGTTCCGGCAAACCTGCTACCAAGTAATAGTACTTACTACTCATAGTCGCTTCTTTTAAAATAGCATTTCTACTAATTGAGGACGCAAGAACGCTTTGAAGTAATTCATGAATTCTTCTTCTCCGAAGTTCACCTTATACGAACCGTCCGCCGGAGAAACAGTGAACAGAGTTTTGATACCATTTACTTGCTGAATGGTCACCCCCTTGTCTAATAAAGCTTTTGCATGAGCTGCAAAATACTTTTTCAGCGATTCCGCATCGGCTGTTGAGATGACGATAGGTTCATCTATGCTCCATTTGGATGCCAATGCTACGATAAACGCATTCAGGTAATCTTTATCCTGAGCGAAATCTTTCACGGAAGCGGTTATCAACTTATCAGTTACCATTGTAGCGATTTCTGATTTGAGCGCATTCACAGCCTGACCGGCGAATAGTTTTAACTCTGATTTAGTATTTTCTGCTAACTCATCAGCAGATTTACGAGAGGAGTTTACAATTGATTCTGCCTCTTTTCGGGCATCCTCAATGATTTTCTTAGCTTCTTCCTGAGCATTCGCAATAAGTCTCTGCGCTTCCTCGTTTCCTTTTTCCACGCCTTCACGATAAATCTTATCGGTCAACTCTTGAATTTTGTTTTCCATATTAACAGGAGTATTTAGTATTATTACTATATTAACTATGTGTCCTTTGTCAGATTCTCGCCAAATTTACAAAAATCAATTTGATAAAAAAGAGAAAGAAGAAAAGAAAAAGATTTGTTTGCAAAAAAATCACAGTCCTACACCTATTTTATTCCGCTTTTTCCCCTTTTTTATTACTAAATGACACATTTACCGAATCTTTCAAGCCGGTAAACAAATATAAGGAATCTAAAAGACATTTGGAAATATGTATATACTTAAAACGACAAACAGGATACTAATACAAGATTAAATAACAAAAGCTATCGGTATTTCACCAAATTCATAGAAAACTAAAACTTCGGGGAGATCTATTCGACAATGACTTACCGGAAGACTGAAGATTGATAATTTTCGCAAAGTACCAAATGACAGAAGCCCCTTGACTCAAAATGAATCAAGGGGCTTCTTTAAAACGGCGGCTACCTACTCTCCCACTGTTACGCAGTACCATCGGCGTGACGAGGCTTAACTTCTCTGTTCGGAATGGGAAGAGGTGGAACCCTCGTGCTATAACCACCTGAAGAAGGTTATGACATGATGAAAAGTAAAATTTCAGTGTCTAGCAAGCTAAACGTATATACCCAACCGGTACATGTCCGAAAGAAAGTGAACGGGCAATTAGTAATGCTCGGCTTTGATGTTACCACCTTTACACCTGCATCCTATCAACGTCATCGTCTTTGACGACCCTAAGAAATCTAATCTTGTGGCTGGCTTCGTACTTAGATGCTTTCAGCACTTATCCAATCCCGACTTAGATACCCAGCAATGCACCTGGCGGCACAACTGGTAAACCAGCGGTCAGTCCAACACGGTCCTCTCGTACTAGTGTCAGAGCCACGCAAATTTCATACGCCCACGATAGATAGAGACCGAACTGTCTCACGACGTTCTGAACCCAGCTCGCGTGCCACTTTAATGGGCGAACAGCCCAACCCTTGGGACCTTCTCCAGCCCCAGGATGTGACGAGCCGACATCGAGGTGCCAAACCCCTCCGTCGATATGAGCTCTTGGGAGGGATCAGCCTGTTATCCCCGGAGTACCTTTTATCCTTTGAGCGATGTCCCTTCCATACGGAAACACCGGATCACTATGCTCTAGTTTCCTACCTGATCGACTTGTCTGTCTCCCAGTCAAGCGCCCTTATGCCATTACACTCTACGGACGGTTACCAATCGTCCTGAGGGCACCTTTAGAAGCCTCCGTTACACTTTTGGAGGCGACCACCCCAGTCAAACTACCCACCAAACAGTGTCCTCGTATCTACGAGTTAGAACTCAAATAATCAAAGGGCCGTATTTCAACAGCGACTCCACAAATACTGGCGTACCTGCTTCAAAGTCTCCGGCCTATCCTACACATCAATTACCCAAATTCAATGTTAAGCTATAGTAAAGGTTCACGGG includes:
- a CDS encoding V-type ATP synthase subunit A translates to MATKGTVSGVIANMVTLVVDGPVAQNEICYISTGGDKLMAEVIKVVGSHVYVQVFESTRGLKVGAEAEFTGHMLEVTLGPGMLSKNYDGLQNDLDKMDGVFLKRGQYTYPLDKERVWHFVPLANVGDKVQASAWLGQVNENFQPLKIMAPFTMKGTATVKTIMPEGDYKIEDTIAILTDEEGNDIPVTMIQRWPVKRAMTNYKEKPRPFKLLETGVRVIDTLNPIVEGGTGFIPGPFGTGKTVLQHAISKQAEADIVIIAACGERANEVVEIFTEFPELVDPHTGRKLMERTIIIANTSNMPVAAREASVYTAMTLAEYYRSMGLKVLLMADSTSRWAQALREMSNRMEELPGPDAFPMDISAIISNFYGRAGYVKLSNDETGSITFIGTVSPAGGNLKEPVTENTKKVARCFYALEQDRADKKRYPAVNPIDSYSKYIEYPEFEEYIKGHINDEWIGKVNELKTRLQRGKEIAEQINILGDDGVPVEYHVIFWKSELIDFVILQQDAFDEIDAVTPMERQEDILNMIIDICHTEFDFDNFNEVMDYFKKMINVCKQMNYSKFKSEQYEGFQKQLKELIAERSVNS
- a CDS encoding DUF2764 domain-containing protein; protein product: MSSKYYYLVAGLPELSLEDSKLSYTVADFKTEIYDGLSASDQKLIDLFYLKFDNANVLKLLKDKEAEIDKRGNYSADELSEYISILREGGEISPKEFPVYLSTFITDYLNTPAESTVLHEDHLAALYYEYAMNCGNKFVSAWFEFNLNINNILVAFTSRKFKWDIASNVVGNTEVCEALRTSSARDFGLSGEVDVFESLVKISEITELVEREKKLDALRWNWMEDAIFFDYFTIERIFAFLLKLEMIERWISLDKERGNQLFRSIIESLKNEVQIPAEFR
- a CDS encoding V-type ATP synthase subunit E family protein, which codes for MENKIQELTDKIYREGVEKGNEEAQRLIANAQEEAKKIIEDARKEAESIVNSSRKSADELAENTKSELKLFAGQAVNALKSEIATMVTDKLITASVKDFAQDKDYLNAFIVALASKWSIDEPIVISTADAESLKKYFAAHAKALLDKGVTIQQVNGIKTLFTVSPADGSYKVNFGEEEFMNYFKAFLRPQLVEMLF